One genomic segment of Panicum virgatum strain AP13 chromosome 2N, P.virgatum_v5, whole genome shotgun sequence includes these proteins:
- the LOC120660199 gene encoding polyadenylate-binding protein 2-like, translated as MAAQGQQAAAAAAGSASESGGGSPAAPAVAAAAGAAFPATSLYVGDLHESVQDAQLFDVFSQVGGVVSVRVCRDINSRKSLGYAYVNYNNPADAARALELLNFTPINGKPIRIMYSNRDPSSRKSGTGNIFIKNLDKSIDNKALYDTFCAFGNILSCKIATDPSGESRGYGFVQFERDESAQSAIDKLNGMLINDKKVYVGPFVRKQDRENVSSNVKFSNVYVKNLSETVTDDELKEMFGKYGTITSAVVMRDTDGKSRCFGFVNFENADDAAQAVQELNGKVFNEKELYVGRAQKKSEREMELKEKFEKNIQEVTEKFQNTNLYLKNLEDNVDDEKLRELFADYGSITSCKVMRDSNGVSRGSGFVAFKSADDAARALTEMNGKMVGSKPLYVALAQRKEDRKAKLQAQFSQMRPVAMGPSVGPRMPMFPPGVPGVGQQLFYGQPPPAFINPQAGFAFQQPLMPGMRPGGPMPNFMMPMVQQGQQPQRPAGRRAGAGAGGMQQPMPMGGQQQMFPRGGRGYRYPTGRGMPDPGMHGIGAVMPSPYEMGGMPIRDAGVSQPVPIGALATALANAPPDQQRLMLGENLYPLVDQLEHEQAAKVTGMLLEMDQTEVLHLLESPDALKAKVAEAMEVLRSAQHLQPTNASPEQQLANLSLNDGVVSS; from the exons atggcggcgcaggggcagcaggcggcggcagcggcggctggaTCCGCGTCCgagtccggcggcggctccccgGCGGctccggccgtggcggcggctgccgggGCGGCGTTCCCCGCGACCTCGCTGTACGTGGGCGACCTGCACGAGAGCGTGCAGGACGCGCAGCTGTTCGACGTCTTCAGCCAGGTCGGCGGTGTCGTCTCCGTCCGCGTCTGCAGGGACATAAACTCCCGCAAGTCGCTCGGGTACGCCTACGTCAACTACAACAACCCGGCCGACG CTGCACGGGCCCTTGAACTGCTTAACTTCACTCCTATCAATGGAAAGCCTATCAGGATCATGTATTCTAACCGTGACCCCAGCTCGCGCAAAAGTGGCACAGGAAATATATTTATTAAG AATCTTGATAAATCAATAGACAACAAAGCTTTGTATGACACGTTCTGTGCATTTGGGAACATCCTTTCATGTAAAATTGCTACAGACCCCTCGGGAGAATCAAGGGGCTATGGCTTTGTTCAGTTTGAGAGGGATGAATCTGCTCAGTCTGCTATTGATAAGCTTAATGGAATGCTTATCAATGACAAGAAAGTGTATGTTGGACCTTTTGTTCGCAAGCAGGACCGTGAAAATGTCTCCAGCAATGTCAAGTTCAGCAATGTTTATGTGAAGAATCTGTCTGAGACTGTAACTGATGATGAGTTGAAGGAGATGTTTGGAAAATATGGAACCATAACTAGTGCTGTTGTTATGAGGGACACTGATGGAAAATCCAGGTGTTTTGGATTTGTCAATTTTGAAAATGCTGATGATGCTGCTCAGGCTGTTCAAGAGTTGAATGGCAAAGTATTCAATGAAAAGGAATTGTATGTTGGAAGAGCACAGAAGAAGTCAGAAAGAGAGATGGAGTTGAAGGAGAAATTTGAAAAGAATATTCAAGAAGTAACTGAGAAGTTCCAAAACACTAACTTGTATCTGAAAAACTTAGAGGACAATGTTGATGATGAGAAGTTGCGTGAACTCTTTGCTGACTATGGCTCTATTACTTCCTGCAAG GTTATGCGGGATTCAAATGGTGTCAGCAGAGGGTCTGGATTTGTTGCTTTCAAATCCGCGGATGATGCTGCCCGCGCT CTCACTGAAATGAATGGTAAAATGGTTGGAAGCAAGCCCCTTTATGTAGCTCTTGCGCAGCGGAAAGAAGACAGGAAGGCAAAGCTACAG GCACAATTTTCACAAATGCGTCCTGTTGCAATGGGACCTTCCGTTGGTCCTCGCATGCCCATGTTTCCACCTGGTGTTCCTGGAGTTGGTCAACAGCTGTTTTATGGTCAGCCACCTCCAGCCTTCATCAACCCTCAG GCTGGATTTGCCTTCCAGCAACCTTTGATGCCTGGGATGAGGCCTGGGGGTCCAATGCCAAACTTTATGATGCCAATGGTTCAGCAAGGGCAGCAACCACAGCGTCCTGCTGGTAGgcgtgctggtgctggtgctggtggaaTGCAGCAACCCATGCCAATGGGGGGTCAGCAACAG ATGTTCCCTAGAGGTGGGCGTGGGTACCGCTATCCCACTGGACGTGGAATGCCTGATCCTGGCATGCATGGTATTGGGGCTGTGATGCCATCTCCATATGAGATGGGTGGGATGCCAATTAGAGATGCTGGCGTGTCACAACCTGTTCCAATTGGGGCACTAGCCACTGCGCTTGCCAACGCCCCACCGGATCAGCAGAGGCTG ATGCTTGGTGAGAACCTGTATCCTCTAGTTGATCAGCTGGAGCATGAGCAGGCTGCCAAGGTGACTGGCATGCTTTTGGAGATGGACCAGACGGAGGTCCTGCACCTGCTGGAGTCACCAGATGCGCTCAAGGCCAAGGTTGCTGAAGCCATGGAGGTCCTCCGCTCCGCCCAGCATCTCCAGCCGACCAATGCTTCCCCCGAGCAGCAGCTGGCTAATCTGTCCCTGAATGACGGCGTCGTCTCCAGCTGA